CATGCTATTTGTATCTCCTCTATTTCCTTCAGTACTCTAagaggtcgtttggttggaaagaTGTTATCCCAGGATTAATTATCCTGGGATTAGTTATTCCATCTTTTGATGGGGATAAAAAATACTACAATCCCGGGATTAATTATACACAATTTTCTCTCAATCAAACATGTGATAAACTCTTCTTAAATTTAGTCCCGAGATTAATTATTCCTTGTCCCTCATACCAAACGAGCCCTAATATTTTAATGGATTTTCTCAACCCGAATCCCACATCACATATTGGTATTTTCTCATTTTAACAACTAATCCAAATACCAGCCCAATAAAATAATCGGTAAAGAGCCTGTTCATAACAGATATGCCCtgtttagttttaaaaattgccaataaaataatactaaaattttgaaaagatatatGAGCTTATTAAATCTTGTGCTAGTAAGAGAAAGAATAAGGAGATCGCAATATTTAAACAAACACTTGTTAAGTAAGTGAAAATACACGTTAGAATTaagtttttaaattaaaaaaaatggatcATCTATAATAGccatattaaatatttaaattttaagcAAGATCACATATATGTCTAGTTCAAGAAAAAGTTAAACAATTTTTAATATAACTTAAGTGTATTTATATGTTGATTTGGTTGGATTGtttattgatatttgattttttggttctttttggtttttagtttttcttaaaaactcATACACAGAAGAGCATAATTGTTCAATCTTGAATAAATCGATAAAATTAGTTAATCAATTGGTCAAACATTTGACTAATGTCTTATTAACTGATTGATTTGTGTTCTTGTTTGTTGAATATAAATATATGACTAATTATCATGACAATAAGCAGTTaactattaattaattaataataatataatactaAAATTGTTAAGCAATTTTtagtttcaatttaaaataattgTTTGGGCTTACGCTCCAAAGAGAGTCGCGCCTTATGCTTAAGGGATTATGCCCGGAATATTGGGACTTACACCTTGTAATACTTACGCCTCCTTTCCCACTTCAGAGAGTTTTAGCTCACTACATTTGAGTCTCGTTCAAAAAACGCATTTAAAAACACTTATAGTATAGCTTTAAAAATATCATGTAAAGTCAATCATGGGATGAAAATACATAATCCACAACTTAGGTAATAGAATAACAATATCATGTATTCCAATCTAAGTTTGGAAGTTAATTGAATTACACTTTTATATTAACTAAATAATGAATAATTATTTTGCCAAATTTACGTTAAGCAAGTTATTAAACGTCACAGGAaacaaaaagaagcaaaaaaggaAAATTTTTTGACATAATCACCATGACCGCAcacagaaaaggaaaagaattaaaaGACTTGAATTTATATCCTATTTAGTGCTATGTAGTATTTAATTTAAATCagaaaaatagtaaatatgaCAAAACTTAGAATCAGATTCTCCTTTCAAACCGTTAAATTCTTTTGACACATGCCAAGACCAATCAAAACTTTACACGTCATTTACCAAGCTGACATGGCCATCCTCCCCTGTGAATTTTTAACATTATAAAAGACAGCTTTTTTCTCAGTTTGTCACATCCTCCTTTTGTTATTAGATATacacataaaaatacatatattagAGAGAGTGAAAAATGGCTTGGAGAAGCATTTTGGTAGTTGTATCAGTTGTTTTTGCAGTTTGTGTAGCAGTAGAAGAAGAAGAGCATGTGTTAACATTAGACCATACAAACTTCACTGACGTTGTATCCAACCACAACTTTATTGTCGTTGAATTCTATGCCCCCTGGTAATTTCTCACCCCGCTCGTTGACTTTTATGATTTGTATGTAGAGACGTATTTAGGGCAGAGtcgaaaaaatatattaaaatgcaTAACTTTAAATTCTGAATTTGACTCTAGTTTTATAAGTAGAAAATGATCTGTGTTTAAGTTTGTTTTTGAATATGTTTCTGTTGATTACTGTATATAATATGTCGTTTTAGTTTTTACATTATGTGTTATAATTTAACGAATTTTTTCTGTTCTATGAAAGTCACGATTTTAGtctttttataataataattattttttagttaattcttaATTTATGGAGTATTTTAATTTGTGTTTCAAACCGAATAAAGGGACTTGTTTTTAGCCATCTTGATGTGTGAAATGACATGATATAAGTCCGTGTGACATAGATGGTGAATCTTTAATAGACTCCAACCATAGATGATGGGAGacttcaaaccaaacatacatattATATAACCACCTTATTTAAACGTTCACATGTTCGAGATGTGacacctttatttatttatttaggtcTATAACAGCTTAAATACTGTGGATTAACTCTAATGTTCTTTAGGACTCTGTAGATGGCTTATTTAGGATATCTACTCGTGGATATTCTTCTATGTTAAATATTTGAACTTATTCGAAATTGATTCTTAATCTCTTCAAGAACTGTATTCATTTTATTTCTATATTAGTTCCTTTTTCAATTTTCTGGAAATCTGATAGTCCCTTTTTAATATAACAGGTGTGGACACTGCCAAAAACTTGCCCCTGAGGTACTAGCTTTCTTCTCTGAAAAGAGGGACATCATTCTATTAGAATATATTTATTTGACATTTTCCACATTCTTGATAGGCgagtaaggtctgtgtacatacTACCCAACCCAAACCCCACTTGTCGGATTCagtgattgttgttgttgtttccacaTTCTTGTAAGCCATTTGATTCTTAATAAaacattttcttctctttttgttttccaGTATGAAAAAGCTGCTTCAGTTTTGagtagtcatgaccctccaatTGTTCTAGCTAAAATTGATGCGAGTGATGAGGCAAATAGAGGACTCGCAACGCAATATCAGCTCAAGGGCTTCCCAACTATTAAGATTTTTAGGGATGGAGGAAAGAATATTCAAGAATATAATGGTCCTCGCGAAGCAGATGGTATAGTAACTTATATAAAGAAACAATCAGGTCCTGCATCTCCTGAAATCAAGTCGAAAGAAGATGCTGCAAATGTCATCGATGAGAAAAAGATCATTGTTGTAAGTGCTGTTTCTTTTTATCACTTACTCATTTCTCATTGTTTAGCTTCTTTCTCAGCATTCCATTTGTTCCTAAAATGCATGGATTTTCTTTTAGGTTGGTATATTTCAAGAACTCTCAGGGGAGAAATTTGAAAACTATACAACATTAGCTGAAAAACTACGAGCTGACTATGACTTTGCTCACACCCTTGATGCTAAACTCCTCCCTCGGGGCGAGCCAGTTGATAAGCCCACTCTTCGTCTCCTTAAGCCATTCGATGAATTCTTCGTTGATTTTGAGGTTGTATTTGTTGTTCCTTTAACGATTATGTGGTTTGATATTGACCTGTTTCTTCTGGTTAGACTGGCACTTAACCTGTACTTATGCAGGATTTTGAAGTCGAAGTAATGGAGAAGTTAATTGCAGAATCTAGTATTCCTATTGTCACTTATTTTGACAAAGATCCAGAAAACTCAATTTATGTTAGCAAGTTCTTTAATGGTATCGGCGCAAAGGTACTTTAGTCTTTGCTGCTTTAATATTGTGAAATCTACACTTTCTGATACAAGAAGCTATATCCATTCTATTTCAATGACTAACTACTTAAAATTTGTTATATGCAGGCAATGCTTTTCGTGAACTTTAGCACTGAGCTCGACACATTTCAATCCAAGTATAAGGATGTTGCTGTGCTCTACAAGGAGAATGGTCTGAAGGGATTGAGCTTTCTCTTGGGAGATGTTGAGGCTGGTGAAGGTGCATTCAATGTTAGTAACATGCTTTAAGCCTATCTGATAATTAGTATATTGGCTTTCCAAATGACCATATAAACACATGTTAATTATTCGTTTGCAGTACTTTGGGCTGAAGCCAGAACAGGCACCTCTGATCATAATAATGGAGAATGATGGACAAAAGTATCTCAAAGCACATGTAGAACCCGATGCCCTTGCTTCTTGGTTGAAGGATTACAAGGTGATGAATCTGCATTTTTTACTTGGGATAATTACTTTATTGAGCCACCCTCCAAAATAATAGCCAccaaatgtatatattttgtatattaagtataaatatacatataatatacacatgATATACAAAATCATTAATCAGTGTATATGTTGGCTAGCGCCTGTAATGGGCGACGggacaaaaatgaaaaaagcCCTTTTGTGTTTATCAATAGAGCAGTATGTCTTTTCATTTGGAGTTCTCTACTGTCAATTGATGGCTTGCTAATTTCCTGTTTTTACTCaatatttctttcctttttgcgTTGTTGCAGGACGGAAAATTGAAGCCATACGTAAAATCACAACCTATCCCTGAGGTTAACGACGAGCCTGTGAAGGTGGTTGTTAGAGATACTCTCGAAAAAATGGTTCTCAACTCCGGGAAAAATGGTGTGTTAGTGTTTCTTGATTATGTATTTCTACTGCAGCTGCTTAAGGGGCGGAGGCACAAGCCGAAAtacgggttcggccgaactcAATAGTTTTTGCTCAAACAATGTATTTAGTgtttaaaattcattaaatatgtacaaatattaaatttagaacccaGTCACTAACACTTGGAAACATCGTTCTAAAATCCAGAACCCATATGGTtgaaatcctggctccgcctctAGGCCTGCTTATCTAAGAACTAATaatgttttccttttgttttgacTATTATTTTTTCCTTTGTTACAGTACTACTAGAGTTCTATGCACCTTGGTGTGGCCACTGCAAGGCGCTCGCTCCAATCTTGGATGAAGTAGCTGTCTCGTTCGAAAACGATCCAAATGTTCTGATAGCAAAATTAGTAAGAATCTTTTACTTATTCCTTCATTCTTTCTATGATCATTAAATAGTCTAAACTATGATCATTATGTTAATTGTGTTGTTCTTCTTAATCAGGATGCAACTGCAAATGATATCCGTACAAATGAATTTGACGTTAAAGGATTTCCAACATTGTACTTCAAATCTGCTTCTGGTAAATTGTCTCAGTATAATGGCGAAAGAACAAAAGAGGCCATCATTGAATTTATTCAGCAGAATCGCGACGATAAAACTGCTCAGTCAGAAGCTGATTCCACCACATCAGAATCAGTAAAAACAGATTCAGCAAAAGATGAGCTATAAAGAGGtaataaattcttgtttttttttttccaaccGATGATTATAAATATTACTACAGTTTATTGATCAAGGGAAGTTCTAATATGTTTCTATTTTCTTATGTTCAGGTTTTTGGCATTCTTCTGTCTCAATAGAGAGTACTCAAGTTTTGTTGTGGATTTGctgcttttttttctcttttatttgagtttaggtgttttttttttattacagTAAAATGGTTGTATCATGTGCACCATTTTATTATGTATGAGGTGCAACTGAatctaaattattattattattattatcaattcACAAATTCCCAACTTAGCATTAATAGTCTTCACTTCTCTTTGCTCAATGCTCCAGTGAAATTCAGTTCTCTGGTGAATAATTACTTATTTCAACTAAAAACATAGATTTTAAATTGGTATTGTTGGTCATGAAATTATGACACTATTAAATATCGCACTTTAGTAAAACCATATTTTAAAAAGTACTCAATTACAtcttaataaaagaaaaagacattTAATTTCAAAATAAAGTCTATACAGTTTTCCATATCTTCTTATCTAagtgggtgtttggacataagaattgtaaaattccaaaaaagtgatttttttagttgaaaatggtatttgaaaattagagttgtgtttagaCATGAATACACTTTagagttatttttgaattttgtgagtgatttgaagtgaaaattttaaaaataacttggagttttttaaattttcgaaaaaattcaaaattcaactttaagtgaaatttgaaatttttatgaGAAATTTTGACATGCTAACTTTGAACTTAATTCTAGATCTACCTTTACTTCAGATTTGTTACGCATTTCTTTTTTTGGCTGAAGTCATTTGGTTGTTATTTAAGATTATCTCACTGAcaattcctttttttctcttttatctttTTGCTTGATGTCAATGAGCTGGTTTTATATGCATCACCTCATTTATGCATGCAACTGACTCGCAATTTGCAATTAGAGTAGCAATTTTTAACAATCCTTTCTCTAACATTTTTACTTCTTATCCGATACCCGACATTAACTCAAATTCACACCAAGTAAGGTCTATTGAAActgatttttttaaataaatatttacgTGTTTAGATAGACGTACTGAAATTGATAATAAACAGTTGATGTGTTTGGTAAAAAAAGctgataaataatttttttattaaaatgactaaaacATCCTTAAAAACTttataaaagattataaatttaaaaaaaaattttgtaaagaaaaaaatgaacaacgaatatggaatgaaaagtatgttagaaaatttattttgagaaaaatattttatgaattaaaaaatattattaaggataaactaataaaaatcttaattaaaataaaaatgctTATAAGATAAAAATCCATAAGTTGAGGGGACCAACTTATGACACTGATTTTAGCTTATAAACActtgacttataagcactttgagTATTTATCAAATGTGTAGATAaaccaaaaaatatttataagtcaatttgaccagcttataagcttagccaaacaccctcgtaatcttttactttcttaaactctcAGTTCAATTTAATATGCTGTCATATAAATACCCAATAAaacataatatcatatataacgAAACAAATAGAGTACATGGTTTGACGGAGACTTCCTACCCTACTTTAtgcaaaaacaacaataacataaaTGAAATTAAAAGGACCTAAAGACTAAAGTTCTTCATTCTACATCAAAATCTTAGCTTATCATGTTTCTGCAACACTAATAGAACTGAAGAAAATCCACATAAACAGAAATGAATAAAAAGGATATGGCGGGTGCAGCGGTAAGTTCAGAACCCGTAAACCTTAAATTCTGACTCTGTCTCTGTTATTGAGGACGCCATGACCATGGTTGCGGGAATTAACAGCAACAGTATCTTTCTTCATTCCCCAATCATGAATCCTCAAATGAAGTTCAGCAGCAGCAATCAAGAAATGAACAGCTTGAATTGGtttcaaaattcccaaaatctCCTTTAGAGTCCTCAGCCTTAAATCATCAGCTTTTTTTAAAGCCTCCAATAAACCTTCCTCCTTTTTAGCAATATTTGTCTTCACTTTTTCCTCCTCAGTCTCCTCTACTTGTCTTCCCTCTTCCCTCATTAATTCACTCACTATATGTGATAATTCAACCATTGATGTATCTGCCACTGTTTCTTGAACTTTAGCTAATCTTTCAGTCAATTTTTTCTCTTCCCTTAATGTCTTATTTTGTAACTCATCAATTTTCCCAAGTTGAATACCAGAAAGATCTCCTAAATCCCCTCTACTAATTCCTCTAAATAAATCATGAAAACCAGCTTCAAGTTGTAAACCCGATTTCGAATACAATAAATGAAAAGCCATACTTGGTCTCCACCCTCCAATCCATAAAAAAGCATCTTCAAGATTACTTCTCCAAGTTGGATTTAACATACCTAAAACATCTTCTTTAgcacttcttgatttttctttgtaatAATTCTCATAGTGGTGTATGACACGTTGAATCAACGGCGACAACATTCTACGATTGTTTTCTTCTACGCCATTGACTTCTTTTGAGGCGCGCACAAGCTGTTCCAAATCTTGGTTCTGTTCAACAAGCCATGACTCGAAAAACTTGTGAAATGTCTCGCGATTTTGAACCCCGTTTCTGCTATTATTGCTCATCAAATGTTGGTCCATGGTCTATATGCTGTTGGGAAAAAAAATACTCCTATTAGAGATGGAAGtactaattaaaaaaaattacttaataaataaataagatgctAGAATTGGCAAGAAAAGATACCGTTTTGAGGGGCACCCTATGGAAGACGCTGACTTCAGAGTAGATTTCCAAAGTGCAAATAGCATAGTAATTAATGTCCTATGATTCTCAAGATACGACGAACTATACTTAGAAATCTTGTATTGTGTATTCAAAATCTTACAACTGCCTCTGTAagagttttgagatttttagtGAAATATAAAGACTCAAAAAGGATGAAGCCTATTTCGTGAAAAATATGTCATACTTATTACAAAGATTAGACACATCTTTTCAGAAAATACTGTGTCTTTTAAACTATAGGAACATTAAATTTTCAGAACcaagtatatatagtatatcagTAAGTGAGCATACCTGTTTGTTTGCAtgtgaaaataaaatttagattTTAAGAACAAAAGGTTCAAGATATTTATAATAACGGTAGAGAAAGCCGACAAGAAGTAAAAACCAGAGCAGAAGCGGTGGGCTAAGTAAGGACTCAGTATCTAGCTGGACTTTGTAATTTGACAGTCATAATATTAAGTTCTGTTCATTGTATCTGTGGCTTGAAACATACATCCAATAGTCAACCACATACTAATTTGTTTCTAGTATTATTTTCCGCATCAATATATGTGACACTGtagagtttaagaaaaataagGTGATTTTTTAAACTTTGTGGTCAAAATATGCTTTCATAATATTTATCTTATCTATACTATTTATAAAGAATATGAGAAGCAAATCAATGTGATGATATCAAGTGTCACAACAAAAATTTAACATGACAAATTAGTTAGGtttgttaataattagttattcttttttaatttgaattaaaaataattaaatatttatgtagATATATGTAAAATGATAAGACTAGTTTATTTTTTGGGATGAGAAATGTTTtgaataataattcatatggtcATGATATATTTATAAGATCATAtaactaaaaatattataatagataaaactaaagacaaaaatataaacaataatttcaagaataaataaaatatataacgATATAATTTAACTTATTATGTACTAATTAAGCCAATTGACAAGTTAATAAAAAGTCATATTAGTAAACGTATAATACTaagtatttattaatttaataataataaagaataaataaggaacaaataattttttgattactatataatgTATCCTTTGATTTATAGATTCTGTTATATTTCTGTacactaaattaaataataaaataactactaatttattaaaatagtataatatattagatcataattttataagattaatattcTGTCATATTATCCGTACATCGCGCGGGTTCTAACATTAGTTAaggataaaaatgaaaaatttaagagaaatatatattttagaCACTTCCAAAAATAATAGCCAACAAAATGTACGTATATTTTATACACTTTTCGACTATCGAATGCAATTAGTTACAATCGATCGGCAAGTTTTGCATTTTGTCCAAatataaagttaaattgtttcttaGATATAGAATTATATTATTCTTGAGCAATTTATGCAAAATACCTATTGACCTTAAACTAATTACTCTTCTCTACCCATTTGAAAACTAGTTACAATATGTACCTACCCAATTAAAACTAATAACCCAACCTACCTACCCATCCCACTTTTCTTACCCATTTGGCTTAACATAGCttgatttggcttgaattggtttggcttgatttggattgaattggcTTGGCTTGACTTGATTTGGTTTGGCTTGGCTTGACTTGACATGAAATGGCTTGGCTTAGCTTGGCTTGGTTTTAGTAACTTAGTTTGACTTTATTTGGTTGGAAGGGCCgggcatttaaaaaaaaataggtagAAAACTTTATGGGTAGGAGCGAGTAAATAGTTTGTGGTGAGTGGGTATTTACAAAAGATCTTCATTATTCTTTTGGAatagactaataagaaaatagtATCACGTTTGATCTTTAAACAAATAACCAACTGAATTTACTGTTTACTTTTTATCCAGTATACgtaaattatatattaattatatacgattatacatatattataactatttaggttaattctacTCGAGGGAAACAGTTTTTTCTTCACTAGCAACACACTGTTTTCCGCGGAACTTTATTTTTAGCACCACAGACTGTTAGTCCACATAACTTTTTTCTTATAGGACAAGAGATAAATTAACCTAACCTCCTATTATTTATTTAGCTAGCAAAACTCGATTGTATAAAATCTCTCCTTATGATATATTCTTGCAATGATGAATGAATTTAACTACCGTTTGGGGATAAGGCTTAGCTCACATGATGAATGTCTCATCTTTTACCGTTGAGGTAGAGGGTTCAAACCTCATTAATAGCGTAACATTTCCTCTCCTTCTCCTTCCTACATATTCCaatcaaatgaagaaagagaattATTTTGTAATAGCTTGTGTTCCGCCTTATTTTGCATGTCCTAATTTTATTATGTTGAACCAGTATATTTATGCTTGAACTAATTAATTTTAGAATAATAGAGTAAAAGTTAGATCAGATGCATGCCTTGCAGTGATAGGGATGATTATTACTATTAAGCCGTTTGGGAAGTATTACAGTTTTATGTTTTATTCCCTCTATTTAATTCTTGAGATACACCAAATAAAAAATAGAGTAATGCAGTAgtaaaagataaaatcatacaGGAACGGCAAGATCCAGAtgtcttcatttttcatttttcaaatggGATGTAGTACAACTGGAAAATACAACAATACAAAGTAGAAATCACTGTAAGTACAATTTGCCTTGGCGgtgaatttaaaaaagaaaaagaaaaagcaaatgcTTTAATCAGGATTCATATTTTGTAGGCAAATTAAACTTATTAAATTCTTTACATGCATTATACTATGTATATTATAAATTATGGGATTCTGGACCACAACAAGtgggcatatatatatatatatatatatatatatatatatatatatatatatatatatatatctactcatagattttcttctatattcaTAGTCTTAAATTTGCACCGATCATTGTGCCTGTTATGATGTAGTTTGTTCCACTACTTTTAGCCTTTTCTTATGCCAATTGGATTTGTGGCGGATTTCAAGAGGATGGGTATAATATTGTGAAGAGTCGGATCTAAAAGTACGTGTTTAACTTTAGTCTTTTACTATCAAAATCAATAacacttttgaaattataggttcaaaattattatttttttaataattttcacGTATATATCAATGTTCTGTGCCGAAAACAAGACCATCTGAAACGAGATTTGAACTGTCAATTTTACTCGTAGAGGTGCATCAAATAATTATTGTATCATAGAAGTCTTTGACCATGGTTGCACGCacatatatttaaataattttaaaaaaatatacgcCCGGGGCTACTTGTACTATATATATCTTCCTTTTCTAATACTAGTAATTGTGTGTCCTCACCAATATGCTTAGAGAAACCAATAATCTGCTATTAGCACTATTCATCAGGCAAATATAATTGTGAACCACTGCTTTAGGGAAGGCAATCAAAGTTGCAGATTGTGTAGCAAAGTTTGCTACTTTTACTAATGAGAGCTTAATCCTTACTCAAATCATATCAGAAACTCTCTAAAAATGCTAAAggcccttttcttttttctttttttgttagtTGAGTTGTATAGGAAGTAGGACTTGACATAAACCTCCCTTTAATTTCCTGCTTTTGTGGTGATGGAATCACCGATGTTTTATTATTTCTCAAATACAACACTACTTAGACTTCTATCTGCGAAACTTTCTTTTTTCGTCAATTCCTTGACTTTTTGCTGCTGAGTCCTAAATTTGTTTGATGGTATATATTGAATACAAGAGTTTAATAAGGGAAATAAATTTGTTTTTCATACACACCGAACAAGCATTTATTAAGGGATTCGTAATGCatatagtattatttttatcGGGTATTGTATTAGGTTCACTCTATTGAAAATTGCATATACATTTTGTGCTTTAACTTGCGTTGTATAAATTTACAACTGTATCCACGGAGTTTTATgggattttctattttatttaaattgaagATCAAAGTTTCaagacctttttttctttttccatggACGACATCACCTCCGGGGCGTACACAGAAATTTTTGTAAGCGGTGTCAAAATTTATAAAAGTAtaaaataataacttcaattattATACTTCTAGACAAGAAAtattctctttcaaatatttgTAGAAAAATGTGCTAGTTGAGGTTTGAAACTCTCATCTATTAGAGCAAAATAAAGCATATACCAATGCACCAAGAGATAATTTATGTCAAGTGATGTCATTTTTTCCTACTTATTCGATTTCTcacaatattaatatatatatttagtaaaatatTTCGACGAAATGGTGTCGTGTGACACCGCTTCACTAAGAGTGCATCCACCCACCTGGTTATTAGTGTTAAAAAGAAATTCTAAAAGTAAGTTTAATCCAGATGGCTGCTGCAAGAGTAAGTTTAATCGCAATTGCAATTGCAATTTATTTATTCTGGATAGTTGTGAATCCATATCAAAGTTGTCCAAATTCATTCAGGTTGTGTAAATCCAGCATATCAAAGCATTGCAATTTACAGTTCTATAAtcgcaaataaataaataaaaactaataCCAAAACTAGCCCAAATATCATTTTGTAACACATCTATTTTGCTAAAACACAAACATAGTTCAAATTTGAGACTTAAGCAATATTGTAATATTTTAATTCCTTTAAGTTGAAATTTAGAGAATCAAGCACCTTAACTCGATTTAGAAATTACTATTAAATATAATTTGTTGGATTGGGTCAAAGGATTAAACTAAAAGCGCCATGGACAGCTATTGAAGTTTGCTTAAACTTACAACAACAACGATCCAGTAAAatcctacaagtggggtctgaggaggatagtatgtacgcaaaccttacataattgttttttgtataatttttttaatattaattatcaTTGGGAATGAATTGACGCCAAACTAGTCCAACTCACCTTCAAACTTcgttaaattttatatattgtcATATCTATGTGTTTTCAAAAATCACAATAATATCCattggaaaaaaaaattacttatattttttgaatgttatatatcatttgtaattatttttgggctattttttgtAGCATAATTAAAATAGCTAGTTATTGATAAATAGTGTCTTTTTTTGGTACATTCTCGTACGATTTCCAAAAAAAGAAACAATACCAAAGGGATTGAGACGAAGAAAGTACTTTTAACCTAGTACAACTAATTAGATGATGCATTCATTCAAGTTGCAATGAAGCAAACCAAATAAACAACAATACATTACCTTAAAGGCTTAAACTAACATGGTGG
The sequence above is drawn from the Nicotiana tabacum cultivar K326 chromosome 13, ASM71507v2, whole genome shotgun sequence genome and encodes:
- the LOC107804440 gene encoding protein disulfide-isomerase-like; this translates as MAWRSILVVVSVVFAVCVAVEEEEHVLTLDHTNFTDVVSNHNFIVVEFYAPWCGHCQKLAPEYEKAASVLSSHDPPIVLAKIDASDEANRGLATQYQLKGFPTIKIFRDGGKNIQEYNGPREADGIVTYIKKQSGPASPEIKSKEDAANVIDEKKIIVVGIFQELSGEKFENYTTLAEKLRADYDFAHTLDAKLLPRGEPVDKPTLRLLKPFDEFFVDFEDFEVEVMEKLIAESSIPIVTYFDKDPENSIYVSKFFNGIGAKAMLFVNFSTELDTFQSKYKDVAVLYKENGLKGLSFLLGDVEAGEGAFNYFGLKPEQAPLIIIMENDGQKYLKAHVEPDALASWLKDYKDGKLKPYVKSQPIPEVNDEPVKVVVRDTLEKMVLNSGKNVLLEFYAPWCGHCKALAPILDEVAVSFENDPNVLIAKLDATANDIRTNEFDVKGFPTLYFKSASGKLSQYNGERTKEAIIEFIQQNRDDKTAQSEADSTTSESVKTDSAKDEL
- the LOC107804444 gene encoding protein ZW2 — encoded protein: MDQHLMSNNSRNGVQNRETFHKFFESWLVEQNQDLEQLVRASKEVNGVEENNRRMLSPLIQRVIHHYENYYKEKSRSAKEDVLGMLNPTWRSNLEDAFLWIGGWRPSMAFHLLYSKSGLQLEAGFHDLFRGISRGDLGDLSGIQLGKIDELQNKTLREEKKLTERLAKVQETVADTSMVELSHIVSELMREEGRQVEETEEEKVKTNIAKKEEGLLEALKKADDLRLRTLKEILGILKPIQAVHFLIAAAELHLRIHDWGMKKDTVAVNSRNHGHGVLNNRDRVRI